CGGGCCATGACCGGCGCGCTGAGCGGCCTGGTGCTCAGCGAAGTGGCCGCCGATGGGCGGCGCGGCGACATGCCCAGCACCTACTGGTACCGCTTCGGCGGCGCGCGGCGTGTCGATGTGCTGTGGAACACCGACGCCGGCAACCAGGTGGTGCCGATCGCCTGCGGCTGCCGCGAGGCGCTGGTGCGCCACTGGAACGGGCGCGTACGCTTCCTGATCTTCCCCGAGAACGGCGTGCTGAACCTCAAGCTCGACGAACAAGGCTCGCCGGTGTATGTCGAGTACGACCCGCCGGCTGGTGCGGGCGGGCGCGTGTTTGCCGAAACCGGGCATGCGCTGCGCGGGGCGTTTCGTAGCTTCTGGGAAGCCAACGGCGGCCTGGCACGTTTCGGCTACCCGCTCACCGAAGAGATCATCGAGCCCGAGGCCGGCAGCGGGCGCCCGCGCGTGGTGCAGTACTTCGAGCGCGCGCGCTTCGAGCATTTCCCCGAGTTCTCGGGCACGCCCTACGAGGTGCAGCTGGGCCTGCTGGGCGTGGCGCTGCTCAGCCGCTTTGGCGTCGATTGGCAGGCCCAGCCTAAGCTGGCCGGCGCGCCGCCAGGCTGCCGCTTCTTTGCCGAGAGCGGGCACGCGCTGTGCCCACCGTTTCGGGCGCGCTGGGAGCAGCTGGGCGGCCTGCCGCTGCTAGGCCTGCCGATCACCGAGCCATTCGAAGCCACCCAGCCCGCAACCGGCCAGCGCTACACCGTGCAATACTTCGAGCGCGCGCGTTTCGAGCACCACCCCGAGCACGCCGGCACACCCTACGAAGTGCTGCTGGGCCTGCTTGGCCGTGAGCTGATCACCCGTTTCGAGCAGCCATAGGGAGCGTTCGAATGCCTCCCCGCTGGCTACCTACACAATTGAAGAACCCCAACACGCCGGCGTGGCTGAATAAACCGTTATTTAACACACCGGCGCCTATTTACGAGTGTCATCTTTCTGCCGGGCCGGGCGGTATGTACGAGCCATGGTATGGCGCACGCATACGCATACGCATTTCATCATTCGTTCATCTGGCTCTCGTACAATAGCTGGTACCTTCGGTTGTCAACAATAAAAAGTGGGGAGTTATCAATGCGAATCGTGCGACTTTGCTGCGTCCTGCTGCTCAGCATCCTATCGATCGGGCTGGTCGCCGGGGCACCACGCGGTGCCGAAACAGCTGACGTTACATGCCCGCCGGCAGGTTGCACCGTCTATGCACCTGTGGCGACCTACGATCAGCTGCCGCGCCTGATCTTCCCCGGCGCCAGCGAGCAGATCAACACGCTCGCGCCCACCCTGATCTGGTCGCCGGTTGCGCTTGGCAGCTACCAGATTCAGGTTTCGCCCGACCCGGCCTTCACCTCGGTTGATGACCTGATCATCAATTCTACCAAAGACATGCTCAAAACCCTCACCGTGCCGGTTGGTACGCTGGTCACTTCGAATCTGAAAGCGAATGCGATCTACTACTGGCGTGTAGGCTTACAAACATCGAGTGGCTACGTATATGCCACACCGGTCGCGTTTAGCACCCCGCAGGCCAGCGCAGTGACGCTGCCCGGCGATGTGACGGTGACCGACCCCAAGAATGGCTCGACGTTCCGGCGCGACAGCGTGCTGTTGAAGTGGAAGCCGGTGGCGGGCGCGCTGCTCTACCGCCTGCGCATGACCGACAGCAACGGCAAAACGTTGAATGCCGGCACGGCCTATATCGATGGCGTCGAGACAACCTTCTGGGTGCGCGGCCTGCTGCCCGGCACATACACCTGGAAGATTAAGGCCTATAACCAGTTTGGCTGGGGCTCGTATACCCCTGATCTGACCTTCACCATTCAATAGGGTGCTTGGGCATAAAGCTGGTGGGAGCGTGAGGGCTTCGCCCTCACGCTCCCTGTTTCTAATGAGTTATAGCAGTTTGCACATCGGTTGCGCGTCACATCCCTCACCCCCGTCGCTGCCGCGACTCCCCCGCTCACAATTTGGGAGCGGGGGTTGGCTTTCAGGTGTAGGGTTTTTTTGCCCAGCATGCTGGGTTCCATGGGTACCCCTCCCCCGTACCCCCTCCCCTGCCAGGGGAGGGGGCCAGAATTTGGCGTTCCAATGCGGCGGCTTTGCCGCCGCATTGGAACGCTCATAGGATACCCCCCTCTCCCAACATTGGGAGAGGGGGGCAGGGGGGTGAGGGCCGATCGCATGGGCACGCGATCCACGAAACCTCTCCACCTGAAAGGGTTGGGGGTGAGGGCCGATCGCATGGGCACGCGATCCACGAAACCTCTCCACCTGAAAGGGCAGGGGGTGAGGGCCGATCGCATGGGCACGCGATCCACGAAAACCCCTCCACCTGAAAGGGCAGGGGGTGAGGGCCGATCGCATGGGCACGCGATCCACGAAACCTCTCCACCTGAAAGGGCAGGGGGTGAGGGCCGATCGCATGGGCACGCGATCCACGAAACCTCTCCACCTGAAAGGGCAGGGGGTGAGGGCCGATCGCATGGGCACGCGATCCACGAAAACCCCTCCACCTGAAAGCCCCAGTGCCCCCGGTGCGCTGCTCTACTACGCAGCGCGAGCGGCAGGCGGCCCCGAATATGCTACAATAGTGCGGCCTCCCTCGCCGCTGTTTGTAGATAAGGCCGCCAGCGTATGAATATTGCAACGATCGATGATCTGCAGCAGGCGCTTGCCGAGCATAACTACGTGGCCGATCGATCGCTGGCCACCGCCATATTTCTCGCGCTCAAGCTCCAGAAGCCACTGCTGCTCGAGGGCGAGGCCGGCGTGGGCAAAACCGAGGTGGCCAAGACGCTGGCCGCAATGCTTGGCCGGCGCCTCATCCGGCTGCAGTGTTACGAGGGGCTCGATGTCAGCACGACGATCTACGAGTGGAACTATACCCGCCAGATGCTCCAGATCCGCCTGCTCGAAAGCATCGGCGCCGGCGATGCCCGCCAGGCGATGCACGAGATCTTCGGGCCTGAGTTCCTGATCAAGCGCCCACTGCTGCAGGCGATCGAGTCGACTGACGAATTGCCGCCCATCCTGCTGATCGACGAGCTCGACCGCGCCGATGAGGAGTTCGAGGCCTTTCTGCTCGAGCTGTTGTCCGACTGGCAGATCAGCATTCCTGAGCTTGGCACGCTGCGCGCGGCCCAACCGCCCACCGTCATCCTCACCAGCAACCGCACCCGCGAAGTTCACGATGCGCTGAAGCGCCGCTGCCTGTTCTACTGGATCGACTACCCCTCGCTCGATAAAGAGCGGCAGATCGTTGCGGCCAAGGTGCCCGGCGCCTCCGAGCGACTCTCGCGCGAGGTGGTGGCGTTTGTGCAAGAGCTGCGCAAGCTCGACCTGTACAAGCTGCCCGGCGTGGCCGAGACGCTCGATTGGGCCGAGGCGCTGGTGGCGCTCGATGCACAAGCGCTGTCGATCGGCGCGGTGGACGATACGCTCGGCGCGATCTTAAAGTATCAGGACGATATTAACCAGGTGCGCACCGGCGCGCTTACGTCGTTGATCGAGAAGGCCACCCGCTGATCAGCCGGCCCGTAGATCTGCAGCGCTGCCGTGTTCCGTATCTGCTGTTAGGTAGCCCTACACCGTATGAGCGCCACACCCGAACCGAACCCATCCGGCCACCTGCTCGAGCATGTGCTGGCCTTCACCTACCTGCTGCGCGAGATGGGCGTTGGCGTAAGCCCCGGCGAGGCGCTCGAGCTGGTGCGCGCGCTGGCGTATGTGCCGATCGTCAGCCGCGACGACTTCCGTGCCGCCGCACGCTGCACACTCATCCGCCGGCACGAAGATCTGCCGCTGTTCGATGCGGCGTTCGCGTTCTTCTGGCGCACCCGATCATCCGATCCGCTGATGATGGCGCTGCCGGTGATGAAGCTGCCGGCCAAGCCGCTGCGCCTGCCGCGCCGGCCGCGCGGCGATGATGCCTCGGGCGCGGGCGAACCACCCGAGCCGGAAGAGCAGATCGAGATCATGCTCTCGTATAGCGCCGGCGAGGCGCTGCGCAGCAAGGATTTCGGCACGTTCAGCTGGGAAGAAGTGCAGGCATGTAAGGCGCTGTTGAGTACGCTCGAGTGGCGGATCGAGCAGCGCACGACCCGCCGCAAGCGCGCGCAGCCGCGCGGCCACCAGATCGACATGCGCCGCGTGCTACGCCAGAACCTGCGCTATGGCGGCGAGCCGATCGAGCTGGCCTGGCGCGCGCCGCGTAGGCACCAGCGCCCGCTGGTGGTGCTTTGCGACATCAGCGGCTCGATGGATCGCTACAGCCGCATCCTGCTACAGTTTGTCTATACGATCTCGAATGGCCTGCACGATGTCGAGGCCTTCGTGTTCGGCACGCGGCTCACCCGCATTACCCGGCTGCTGCGCGCGCGCGATATCGACGACGCCGTGGGCATGGTCAGCAAGCAGGTGGTCGACTGGTCGGGCGGCACGCGGATCGGCGAGACGCTGAAAGATTTCAATTACCATTGGGGCCGGCGTGTGCTCGGGCGCGGGCCGGTGGTGCTGCTGATCAGCGATGGCTGGGATCGCGGCGATCCGCAGCTGCTCAGCCACGAGATCGCGCGGCTGCAGCGTTCGTGCCACCGGCTGATCTGGCTCAACCCGCTGCTCGGTAGCCGCGACTACCAGCCGCTGACGCAGGGCATGCAGGCCGCGCTACCGTTCGTCGATGATTTCTTGCCAGTGCATAACCTGCTCAGCCTCGAGCAGCTTGGCGAGCGGCTCTCGGCTGTCGGCGATCGGCGCCCCGAGCGGCGCCAGCGCCCGCTGCGCGCCGAGTAGCCCGCTTACCCACCAGCTGCGCAGTGGCCCGCGCCGGGCCGAAAAGGGCCTGCGGTTTGCAGCCGGCGTTAGCATGGCGATTCGAACAAGGGAGGAGAATTTGCATGGCCATCGCAATTATTGGAACGGGCTGGGGTGCGCGCATCCAGGCGCCGGCCTTTCGTAGCGCCGGGCTGAATGTTGTGGCGCTGGCCGGCAGCGACCAGGCCAAAACCGCGCGAATCGCGGGCGAGCTGGGCATCCCGTTCGCCACCGGCGACTGGCACGCGGTGCTGGCCCACCCCGATGTAACGCTCGTGAGCATTGTGACGCCGCCCGACCTGCACTGCGATATGGCGCTGGCGGCGCTGGCGGCCGGCAAGCACGTGCTATGCGAGAAACCGACCGCGCTCGCGGCGGCGCAGGCGCGCACCATGCTCGCGGCGGCGCAGGCACACCCACACCAGCTCGCGCTGATCGACCACGAGCTACGCTTCCTGCCGGCGCTCATACGCGCGCGCCAGCTGATCGCCGACGGCGCGATCGGCCCGGTGCGCCACGCCCTGTTTCAGGTGATTGGCAGCTCGCGCGTCGATGGCCGCGGCTGGAACTGGTGGAGCGATGCCGCCCGCGGCGGCGGCGCGCTAGGCGCCTATGGCTCGCACCAGACCGACCTGCTGCGCTACCTGCTGGGCGCCGAGGTCGAGGCGGTTGCGGCCAGCCTGAGCACGTTCATCGCCGAGCGCGATGGCCCCGATGGCCCGCGCGCAGTAACCAGCGACGACTACTACAGCCTGCGGTTGCGCTTTGCCGGCGCTACCCTGGCTACGATCGAGTGCAGCGCGGTGGCGCGCACGAACGAGCCGAATAGCCTGACGCTGTATGGTGCAGAGGGCACGCTGCGCTGGGCCGGCGGCGCGCTGCTGCACGGCGGGCCAGATGGCACCTTGCGCGATATCTCGCCAGCGCACACCCACCCGCTGCCGGCGGGGCTACGGGCCGGCGAGTTCCCGCATGGCACGGTGTACCTGGCCCATGCCCTGCGCGCCTTCCTCGCGGGCGACGCCGCCGCGCTCGCGCCAAGCGCGACATTTGCGGATGGCCTGCGTACACAGCTGGTGCTCGACGCCGCGCGTGCCTCGGATCGGCAGGGCGGTGGCTACCAGCAGGTTTGATCACCAGCGGGGCTAGTAGCGAGCAGCACACAGGCGCCGGTACGCACGGGCTGTTTCTGCGTGACCAACTACGCCGCGCTATTGCTATACGCGCGCAGCCACTCCAGGCTGAGCCGCAAGCTCTCGAGCGGTGGGCGTGGGCACACATCCAGCTCGACAATCAGCCACTCAACACCGGCGCGGGGTGCGGCGGCGACGATCGGGCCATAGCCGACGGTGCCGCTGCCAACCTCGATCCAGCCACCCTGCGCGTCGACATCCTTGATGTGCAGCAGCGGCAGGCGCCCGGCCAGGCGCTCGATCAGCGCCAGCGGTGCCTGGCCGGCCTTGTGAACCCAGCCGCAGTCGAGCTCGAACATGAGCGGCGCCGGGCCAGCGCTGGTGCTCAGTAGCTCAAGGCCGCTGCTGCCGCCCTGCGCGGTTAGCTCGAAATCGTGGTTATGGTAGGCCAGGCGCATACCGGCAGCGCGCACACGCTCGGCGATCGGCGCGAGCGTATAGGTCAGCGCGTGGTAGTCGCGCCGGCCAGCCTCGACCCACGGCACCACCAGGATCGGGCAGCCGAGCAGCGCGTAGGTTGCGATCACCTCGTCGAGGTTATGCTCAAGCTCGTTCAGCCCGACATGGCTGCTGCATACGCGTAGCTGCAGCTGGTCGAGCAGTGTGCGCAGCTGGGCCGCTGGCGTATCGTACAGCCCGGCGAACTCGACACCATCGTAGCCGAGCGCGGCCACCGCGCGCAGCGTGCCGGCAACATCGCTGGCCATGAGATCGCGCACGGTGTAGAGCTGCGCGGCGATAGGAAGCGTTGCCATCATTGCTCCATACAAGGCTCGGATTAGCGCGAACATCCGGCGGGTGGGGCCAGGCCAGCCGCACACCTGCCGGGGCTGCCGCGTATCATAGCCGAGCGGCACGATTTGTCAACCACAAAGTGCTATAATAGGGTCGCCGATGCGATTGAGAGGCGCTAATGCAGACGATAAAAAAATACGCCAACCGCAAGCTCTACCACACCAACCGCAAGCAGTACATTACGCTCGAAGGTATTGCGGCGCTGATCCAGGCTGGCGAGCCGGTACAGGTGCTCGATAACGAAACCAGTGAAGATATCACCGCCCTGATCCTGACGCAGGTGGTGCTACAGGCGCGCAATACTGGTGATCGGCTGCCGACCCAGGTGCTCACCGGGCTGATCCGCGCCGGCGGCGATACGATCGCCGGGGTGCGCCGCTCGATCTGGAGTACGCTGGGCGGCGCGAGTATGATCGATCTTGAGATTAAGAGCCGCCTGGATCGCCTGCACGCCGATGGCGCGATCAGTGCGGCCGAGCTGGCCCGGCTCGAGCACCTGCTGCTACACGATCAAGACGCCGAAACCGCCCTCCCTACGCAGCACGATATCTCGCGGCTGCACGCCCAGATCGACGCACTCTCATCCGCCGTCGAGCACCTGCTCGCCGAGCGCACCACAGCGAGCGATTAGCCCGGCGTGTGGCGATGTCGTGCCGGTTGCAGGCGGCCTGTTGCGGCGGCCGGCCAGCGTTGCCGGGAACACCAGGCTAACTCTCGCCCACTGCCTGTGCATTGGTATACGTTCGCGAGCCCTTCTGCACATCGCTTATGAACATATACCCGCGGCCGCGCAAGGTCACGATCTGCTGCGGCGCATTGACCTCTGGTGTCACCTTCGTGCGCAGCCGGTAGATATACACCGTCAGCACATTCCGCCCCTTGCTGCGTGTACCCCAGACGGCCTGCATCAACGTTTGATCGCTCACAACGCGATCGGCGTTTTGCATCAGCACATACAAGATCTGAAACTCGATCGGCGTGAGTTCAACGGTGCGCCGGCCCTCGATATGCACCGCCTGATCGACCGGGTCGAGCATCAGGTTGCCGCACTTGAGCTGCGTGAGCATCCGCTGCCGGAAGCCGTCGTAGCGCCGTAGCACGGCTTCGATCCGCGCCAGCAGCTCGGCCGGCTCAAACGGCTTGACGATATAATCATCACCGCCGATCTCGAGCGCCTTGACTCGGTCGGCCAGCTCGTTCGAAGCCGAGACAAAGATGATCGGAATATTCGACACATGCCGAATCTCGCGGCACAAATCGAACCCGCTGAGCGCGGGCAGCCTGATGTCGAGCAGGATCAGGTCGGGCATGTCGTGTGTGATCGCCTGCATAGCGCTACGGCCATCGAATACTTTGGTAACCCGGTAGCCGGCGTCTTCGATCAGGAACGCGGTGAGTTTGACAAGCATCCAATCGTCGTCGACGATCAAAATATGCACCATGTGGGCCTCGTGTGCGCGATTGCAGCCATGATCGCGGCGCTTGGCGATGAGATATCTAGCTGCTCGGTATCGTGCAAGACGGTGCCATGCCCCAATTGGTCACACTTGAATGTGGCGGCCCTGCCATTCCTGGCCCCACACGCGTGCCTTGGCCCCAATTTGGTATAATAGGCGCCGAGAGAAGAACAGTGAGGAGGATTGTATGGCCGCAGGTACACCTGCAGTTGGTGAGATCGCGCCCGATTTTACAGCCACCACCGATACCGGCACGACCATCAGGCTGTCCGACATGCGTGGCCAGCGCGTGATCTTATATTTCTACCCGAAGGACAACACGCCCGGCTGCACGGCGCAGTCGTGTGGCTTCCGCGATAGCTACCCGCAGATCGTGGAGAAAAACGCGGTGGTGCTGGGCGTCAGCCCCGACAATGCCAAGTCGCACCAGAAGTTCAAAACCAGGTTCAACCTGCCGTTTACCCTGCTGGTCGACACTGATCATCGCATCGCCGAGGCGTATGGCGTGTGGGGCGAGAAATCGTTTCTTGGCAAGCGGTATCTGGGCATCACCCGCAGCCACTTTGTGATCGACGAAGAAGGGCGCATCATCGATGCGCAGGTCAAAGTCGGCCCAGGCGACAGCGTTGCCCGCGCGCTGGGGGCGCTGGGGTAGTGGCTTGGCCCTCAGGCCGCTACCATGGTCAACGGGCATGTGCCCGGCTCAGGGGCATGCGCAGGCTGAATATGCTGCCCGCCCCCAGCTGGCTCTCGGCCCACACCTGGCCGCCGTGCTGCTCGACGATCGCCTTGACGATCGCTAACCCCAGCCCGGTGCCCTCGATCTCCAGGTGATCGGCATCGTGAATGCGATAGAAACGCTCGAAGAGATGCGGTAGGTCGTGTGTAGGGATGCCGATCCCGGTATCGATCACCTTGATGATCATATCGGCCGGCGTGTACCTGGCGATGAGCGTCACCCGACCGCCGATCGGCGTGTACTTGATCGCATTGCTGATCAGGTTATCGAGCGCGCGGCGCAGCTGGGCCGCATCGCACTCGATCGCCAGGTCGCCTAGCTCCACCTGTAAATCCAGGGTCAGCTGTTTCTGATCGGCGGCGAGCCGGTGATCTTGCACGAGCATGCGCAGCAGCGGCGCTATCATGATCGGTTCGATCACAAGGGCACGGCCAGTTTCCAGCTTGGCCAGATCGAGGATATCGGCGATCAGATGAATCATGCGCTCGATTCCGCCGCGCATGCCGGCGAGGATCTCGAATGCGTCTTTGTCGGTGGGCGTGATATGGAGTTCCAGCAGGTCGATGCCCAGGCTCAGGCCGCTGAGCGGGTTCTTGAGATCGTGAGTGGCCGTGCTGAAGAACTCGCGCTGGAGCTTCGCGAGCTGCTCGAAGTAGTGCCGGTCGTCTTCGCGCAGCTGTTTTTGCCGCTCGGCCTCGGCAAACGCCTGCTGCGTACGGTGGAGCACCTCGAGATTTTTGAGCTTCTGGTCGCTGGTTTCGTTAAACACCTGTTCGCGTTTGGCATGGAACAGGCGATAGTGCTCGAGCGCCTGGCGTAGGTCACCGCGTCGTTCAAACAGCTCGGCCAGCCGCTCGTGGCACTGGTATTCCACGATCTTGATCTGCGCGGCACTCGCGCTCGCCAGCGTCTGCTGCAGGTGGAGCAGCGCCTGGTCGAGATCGCCGCGCCTGAGGTTGGCCAGGCCGATCTGATAGCTGATACAGATCGCCTCGTAGGAGTTCAGATCGTTGCCGGCTGCCCTGAGCACCCCAAGCGCCTGTAGCAGCGATTCGAGCGCCTCGGCATACTGCCCGGCTGCGGCCTGGGCTTCGCCGATGCTGCCAAGCGCGACACCCTGGCCGTAGACATCGCCGATCGTCTCGAAAATCTGCAGGCTGCGCCGCCCATGCGCCAAGGCTTTGGAATATTCGCCAATATTGGTCGAGTCGACGCAGTAGCTATTAAGAATGCGCGCCTCAGTCTGGATGTCGCCACATGCCTGGCAGAGTGTGAGCCCGCGATCGTAGTAGGGGAATGTCTCGGCGTAGCGGCCCATCTCGGAGTAGGTGAACCCGATTTGTAGCGCTGCAGTGCTCTGGTTGCGCAGGTCGCCGCTCTGCTCTGCCAGCGACAGAAACTGTAGCTGAAAGTCGAGCGCTGTCGGATACTCGCCCAGGTTGCAGTATAGCGCGCCGAGATGGCTCAGCGTTGCCTGCTGGCCCGTCAGATCGTTGAGCTGCTGGTAGACTGCCAGCGCCTCGAGTGCTTGAGCCAGGGCCTGCTCGTTCTGGCCAAGCAGCCGGTTGCAGGTGCTGAGGGTCAGCAGGCTATCGGCCTGGCCGCGAGGGTAGCTATGGCTGGGCGCGCAGGCGAGCGTATTGGCCTGCTGGGCCATGCTCAAAGCGCGGCGCACATCAGTTCGCCGGATCTCTCTTGCCAACGCGTTCAGGGCGTCGACATGGTCTTCGCGGGCTGTGGCCTGAGCAACGCGCGCTTCAAGCGTCTGGATGTGATCCGCCATAACCAGGTGGTTCTTCTACTCTAGAACTTTCTGTATGAGTATACCGCAATAGTTGCAGCGAGGGAACGATACGCGGCTAGTTCGCAACTGGCAGCGCCGGCCGGATTCATAGGAGCACGCCGATAAAGGCGTATGCAGATCGCGGGTGTCGGGCCGAAGGCGCCAAGGCTGCGCGGTAGCAGCGCGGCCTATAGGGCTGCGCCACACACCTACGCGGCATTGATCGCCTGCACCGTCTTCCGCGCCACGTCTTCCCAGCGGCAGGTTGCCAGCACGAAGGCGCGCCCGCGCCGGCCCAGCTCGGCGCGCAGCTCGGCGTCGGCCAGCAGCAGGTCGAGCGCAGCCGCGAATTCGGCGAAGTCGGCGAACCACAGCCCGCCGCCGCTGGCCTCGGCGAAGCCACGCGTCACCGCGCAGCCGGCGTGTACCAGCGCAGGCGTGGCCTGTAGCCAGGCCTCCATGAGTACGATCGAGAAGCTCTCGTGGAGCGAGGGCTGCACAAATAGATCGGCGGCGGCGTAGGCGTCGTGGCGCTCTTGCATGCTCAGGTCGCCCAGGTCGATCACCAGGTTGCGCAGCGCTGGCGGCAGCTCGAGCGGGTCGCGCCCGCTGCGGATGAGCCGCAGCGGCGTGCCGCGCCTGGCCCAATATTCGCGCAGGTAGCTTAGCAGCAGTGGCGTGTTCTTGCTTGGGCCGCAGCGCCCCGCATACATCAGCAGCGGGCCGTGCAGGCCACGGCGTGCCCGAAAGGCCGCGCCGGCGCCTACCGCAGCCAGATCGATACCCTCGCCGGCGACGACCACCCGCTCGGGCGGCAGCTGGTAGAGCCGCAGGGCCAGCTCGCGCTCGGCCGGGCTGTTGGCCAGCACGCGGCGCGAATGCTCGAACAGCCGGCGTGTTGTGCCATAGCGCGCGTATGGTTCGTCGTGCAGGCATGGCAGCAGGTGCGCGTGCTCGCCGGCCAGCAGCGCGCCCCAGAAGCTGGTGGGGAATGCATACAGCACGAACAGGAAGCGCCGGCCGGCACGCTCGGTCGCCACAGCCTCAAGCAGCGCCTCGCTCGAGGCCAGCGAGGCCAGCTGTTTCAGCTCGTGGTTGGGGAAGGCCGGCAGCATAGCCTGCAATCCACGCCGGGCTACCGCCGCAGGCACGTATGGCTCGGCCTGTGGCGGCGTGATCGGGAAGCGACGGATCGCCACGCCATCGAGCTCGTCGCGGCCGGCTGGGTAAAACGGCACCGGCGGTGCGAACGCATCGCGGCCGTTGCTGGCCCACACCTCTACTGGCACGCCCAGCGCGTGGATGGCCCCGGCCAGCTGGCGCGCCTGCGTCTCGGCCCCGCCGGCAGTGTCGCGGCCGTACCAGGGCACGACGATAGTGATTATGTTCATTGTGGTCAGGAATCCGGGGCCAGGAGTCCGCGACTTCTGATTCCTGACCCCTGACTCCGCAAACTCGCGACCTCGGCCCGGCGCTCGGCGTCGAGGTGCATGCCGGCCAGCAGCGCGGCGGTGATCGCGGCGTTGGCGGCGTTCTGCTGCTCGACGATCGGGTTGATATACCAGCGCAGGTAGCGCCGCACCAGTTTGTTCACCAGCGCGACCACGCGCTGCCGCAGGCTGGCCCCGCCCAGTGGCCAGTGCGCGCTGACCTGCTCGTGCAGACGTAGCTGCGGCTCGATCGTGCCGAACTCGAGATCGGGAAAACGTGTGGGCGGCTCGGCGGCGGCGCGCGCCCGTACCAACGCCATAAGCTCGCCGGCCGAGCGGCTGCCTGGGGCAGGAGCGGCCGCAGCCGGGCCGGCCGTAGGCGGCGCAGCAGGGGGCCCACCGCCGGCACCTGCCGCCACAATCTGCTCGCCCAGGTCGATATATGCCTCGGCCAGCAGGCGCAGCGCGCGCGCCACCGCGTCGTTGTAGGCGTTCTGCTGCTCGACGATCGGGTTGATATACCAGCGCAGGTAGCGCCGCACCAGCTTGTTCACCAGGGCGATCAGGGCCTGCGGCAGATTCGTGCCGATCAGCGGCCAGTGTGCGCTGACCACCCGGTGCAGCTCGATCTCGTCGAGGCTGCGCTGTAGATCGCGCTCAAGCGGTGTGAGTTCGAGCTGGCCCTGGGCCAGGCGCTGTGCGCGCACCTCGCCGCGCAATGCCGCAAGGATGGCCGCGACATCAGGCTGGCTCAGGGGCGGCTGTTCGGAAGGCTGGGCCATATGTATTTCCCTATCTGTCTATAGCAGCCTGGTAGTCGCG
The sequence above is drawn from the Candidatus Kouleothrix ribensis genome and encodes:
- a CDS encoding tetratricopeptide repeat protein codes for the protein MADHIQTLEARVAQATAREDHVDALNALAREIRRTDVRRALSMAQQANTLACAPSHSYPRGQADSLLTLSTCNRLLGQNEQALAQALEALAVYQQLNDLTGQQATLSHLGALYCNLGEYPTALDFQLQFLSLAEQSGDLRNQSTAALQIGFTYSEMGRYAETFPYYDRGLTLCQACGDIQTEARILNSYCVDSTNIGEYSKALAHGRRSLQIFETIGDVYGQGVALGSIGEAQAAAGQYAEALESLLQALGVLRAAGNDLNSYEAICISYQIGLANLRRGDLDQALLHLQQTLASASAAQIKIVEYQCHERLAELFERRGDLRQALEHYRLFHAKREQVFNETSDQKLKNLEVLHRTQQAFAEAERQKQLREDDRHYFEQLAKLQREFFSTATHDLKNPLSGLSLGIDLLELHITPTDKDAFEILAGMRGGIERMIHLIADILDLAKLETGRALVIEPIMIAPLLRMLVQDHRLAADQKQLTLDLQVELGDLAIECDAAQLRRALDNLISNAIKYTPIGGRVTLIARYTPADMIIKVIDTGIGIPTHDLPHLFERFYRIHDADHLEIEGTGLGLAIVKAIVEQHGGQVWAESQLGAGSIFSLRMPLSRAHAR
- a CDS encoding glycosyltransferase family 4 protein is translated as MNIITIVVPWYGRDTAGGAETQARQLAGAIHALGVPVEVWASNGRDAFAPPVPFYPAGRDELDGVAIRRFPITPPQAEPYVPAAVARRGLQAMLPAFPNHELKQLASLASSEALLEAVATERAGRRFLFVLYAFPTSFWGALLAGEHAHLLPCLHDEPYARYGTTRRLFEHSRRVLANSPAERELALRLYQLPPERVVVAGEGIDLAAVGAGAAFRARRGLHGPLLMYAGRCGPSKNTPLLLSYLREYWARRGTPLRLIRSGRDPLELPPALRNLVIDLGDLSMQERHDAYAAADLFVQPSLHESFSIVLMEAWLQATPALVHAGCAVTRGFAEASGGGLWFADFAEFAAALDLLLADAELRAELGRRGRAFVLATCRWEDVARKTVQAINAA